Proteins found in one Prochlorothrix hollandica PCC 9006 = CALU 1027 genomic segment:
- a CDS encoding NADH-quinone oxidoreductase subunit M, giving the protein MLSALIWIPVGAAIVIGLLPNTTSAGLIRSGAGFVSMATLAVAILLLFQFNPQDPGFQFQENLSWLEALGLRYSLGVDGIALPLVMLNVFLIALVIYCTSATVQRPKLYYSLLLLISGGVTGAFLAQDFILFFLFYEVELVPLYLLIAIWGGLRRGYAATKFLIYTALSGVLLLLAFLGLNALTSATSFAYDPALSQLLPLGPQVILLLLVIAAFAIKVPLFPFHTWLPDAHVEASTPVSMLLAGVLLKLGTYGLLRFGVVLFPDGWHLLGPGLAIWAVVSTLYGSLNAIVQKDMKKMVAYSSIGHMGYILLALAAATPISLMGAVMQMISHGLISALLFLLVGFVYSRTGTRDLSVLRGLLNPERGLPLVGSLMIVGAMASSGLPGLMGFVAEFMIFRGSFPVFPVATLLCLIGTGLTSVYFLLLINRAFFGRLTEQFAQLPRVELVEHLPGLVLSLLIVVFGIQPQWLVNWSAASTLSLSASVARTSGVNPAPESASPAAIASLSLPSGLDSAVALISSSTVSTAIGANPNVPGS; this is encoded by the coding sequence ATGCTAAGCGCACTTATCTGGATACCCGTTGGCGCAGCGATCGTCATTGGATTGCTACCCAACACCACCAGCGCTGGATTGATCCGATCGGGGGCAGGCTTTGTGTCCATGGCCACCTTAGCCGTTGCTATCCTCCTCCTGTTCCAGTTCAACCCCCAGGATCCTGGGTTCCAATTTCAGGAAAACCTGTCCTGGTTGGAAGCCCTGGGGTTACGGTATTCCCTGGGGGTTGATGGCATTGCCCTGCCCTTGGTGATGCTCAATGTTTTTCTGATTGCCCTGGTGATCTATTGCACTAGTGCCACGGTGCAGCGACCCAAACTCTATTACAGCCTCTTGCTCCTGATCAGTGGCGGGGTGACGGGAGCCTTTTTAGCCCAGGACTTCATTCTCTTTTTCCTGTTCTATGAGGTGGAACTGGTCCCCCTTTATTTACTGATTGCCATTTGGGGGGGGCTGCGGCGGGGCTATGCAGCCACCAAGTTTTTGATTTATACCGCCCTGTCGGGGGTGTTGTTATTGCTGGCCTTTTTAGGACTTAATGCCCTCACCTCCGCCACGTCCTTTGCCTATGATCCCGCCCTGTCCCAACTCTTGCCCCTTGGTCCCCAGGTGATTCTGCTGTTGCTGGTGATCGCAGCCTTTGCCATTAAAGTACCCCTCTTTCCCTTCCACACCTGGCTTCCCGATGCCCACGTCGAAGCGTCCACCCCTGTCTCGATGCTCCTGGCGGGGGTTTTGCTGAAACTGGGCACCTATGGGCTGCTGCGGTTTGGGGTGGTGCTGTTTCCCGATGGATGGCATCTGCTAGGTCCGGGTCTGGCCATTTGGGCGGTGGTCAGTACCCTCTATGGATCCTTGAATGCCATTGTCCAAAAGGATATGAAAAAAATGGTGGCCTACAGTTCCATTGGCCACATGGGTTATATTCTCCTGGCTTTAGCCGCTGCTACTCCCATTAGCTTGATGGGGGCGGTGATGCAGATGATCAGCCATGGACTCATTTCAGCGCTGTTGTTCCTGTTGGTGGGCTTTGTTTATAGCCGCACGGGGACGCGGGATCTCTCGGTTCTACGGGGTTTGCTCAACCCAGAACGGGGCTTGCCTTTGGTGGGTTCCTTGATGATTGTGGGAGCGATGGCCAGCAGCGGCCTGCCGGGGTTGATGGGGTTTGTGGCTGAATTTATGATTTTCAGGGGCAGTTTTCCGGTCTTCCCCGTGGCAACGCTCCTCTGTCTCATTGGCACTGGCTTAACGTCGGTCTATTTCCTGTTGTTGATTAACCGGGCTTTCTTTGGTCGCCTCACCGAGCAGTTTGCCCAGTTGCCCCGTGTGGAGTTGGTGGAGCATCTTCCCGGCTTGGTGTTGTCCCTGCTGATTGTGGTGTTTGGGATCCAACCCCAATGGTTGGTGAACTGGAGCGCGGCTTCAACCCTGAGCCTCAGCGCCTCGGTGGCGAGAACGTCAGGGGTAAATCCAGCACCAGAGTCGGCATCCCCGGCGGCGATCGCGTCCCTCTCTCTCCCGTCTGGGTTGGATTCTGCTGTTGCACTAATCTCATCGTCTACGGTTTCTACGGCGATCGGGGCTAACCCCAACGTCCCTGGCTCCTAA
- a CDS encoding agmatinase family protein: MVSSSNALSSDDRPNTDDRLSTYDPNGVGLDNGNLFGFPFTEDSAQTWILPVPWDVTTSYRPGTAAGPQAVLEASPQLDFFDLTDPQGWRRGIFMPPISQSWLDRNRQLRTLADGIIQHLEQGHSLAHSPDLLGDLATINESCAHLNQWVYGFCTDALDRGKTVGILGGDHSVPLGYLQALADRYPDFGILHIDAHADLRHCYEGFTFSHASIMDNALQLPPISKLVQVGIRDLCQAEADTIAAQPQRIVTHYDRRLKQALYQGHTWETLCQRIIADLPPQVYISFDIDGLDPQLCPETGTPVPGGLSWDQTLFLLQVLGDSDRQIIGFDLCEVGNAPWDGNVGARVLYQLALLASRSPAPR; encoded by the coding sequence ATGGTGAGTAGTTCTAATGCGCTGAGTTCTGACGATCGCCCAAACACCGACGATCGCCTAAGCACCTATGATCCCAATGGGGTGGGCTTAGACAATGGCAACCTGTTTGGGTTCCCCTTCACCGAAGACTCGGCCCAAACCTGGATCCTGCCCGTCCCCTGGGATGTCACCACCTCCTACCGACCGGGCACTGCCGCCGGACCCCAGGCCGTGCTGGAGGCTTCCCCCCAACTGGACTTTTTTGATTTGACCGATCCCCAAGGCTGGCGGCGCGGTATTTTTATGCCCCCCATTAGTCAGTCCTGGCTCGATCGCAATCGGCAGTTACGGACCCTGGCGGATGGCATCATTCAGCACTTGGAGCAGGGTCACTCCTTGGCCCATAGCCCCGACTTACTGGGGGATTTGGCTACTATCAACGAAAGCTGCGCCCACCTTAACCAGTGGGTTTATGGGTTTTGTACCGATGCCCTCGATCGCGGCAAAACCGTCGGTATTTTAGGGGGGGATCACAGCGTCCCCCTGGGCTACTTGCAGGCGCTGGCCGATCGCTACCCGGACTTTGGCATTTTGCACATCGATGCCCATGCCGACTTACGCCACTGCTATGAGGGCTTCACCTTTTCCCATGCCTCGATCATGGACAATGCCCTACAACTCCCCCCCATCTCCAAACTGGTGCAGGTGGGCATCCGGGATCTCTGTCAGGCGGAAGCCGACACCATTGCCGCCCAGCCCCAGCGCATTGTGACCCACTACGATCGCCGCCTCAAACAAGCTCTCTACCAGGGGCACACCTGGGAGACCCTCTGTCAGCGCATCATTGCCGACCTGCCCCCCCAGGTTTACATCAGTTTTGACATTGATGGCCTGGATCCCCAGCTTTGCCCGGAAACAGGAACGCCGGTGCCGGGGGGATTAAGTTGGGATCAGACCCTGTTTTTGCTGCAAGTTCTGGGGGACAGCGATCGCCAGATCATCGGTTTTGATCTCTGCGAAGTGGGCAATGCACCCTGGGATGGCAATGTGGGGGCACGGGTCTTATACCAACTAGCGTTGCTGGCTTCCCGATCGCCAGCCCCTCGGTGA
- a CDS encoding carotenoid oxygenase family protein — MAKTWGNALAQPAVEFDATPLVVLEGVIPPDLRGTLYHNGPARLERGGQRVGHWFDGDGAILAVQFQDGRAVGTYRYVQTAGYQQEQGADRLLFGNYGMTHPGPLWQRWGKSLKNVANTAVLALDDRLLALWEGGLPHGLDRQTLSTHGLDLLGLQPQDSYSAHPKVDPHSGQIYNFGVSLGAQAQINLYRHDRQGHLLQRASIPLTGLGMPLIHDFVLAGDYLVVCIAPVRLNLWPAALQLRSFSESLEWKPQLGTEVVVIDRHSLTLVSRRTADPWFQWHYSNGWVNGAGHVVLDLVRYEDFQTNQYLKEVATGQVNTVVLGNLWRMVLDPTTAQILDSQPLTTGGVEFPQVSPQAVGQAPGGADDRGTVFVHHRPHQDAQGELFGAIGHLDPSGQVTVTDLGGDRYPFEPIWADRWVLTVVFNGSTGQSEVWVWDGDRPGSDPHCRLHLPQIIPLGFHGTWAALT, encoded by the coding sequence ATGGCTAAAACCTGGGGCAATGCCTTAGCTCAACCCGCCGTTGAATTTGATGCGACCCCTTTGGTCGTGCTGGAGGGGGTTATTCCCCCAGATCTGCGGGGGACCCTGTACCACAATGGTCCGGCGCGATTGGAGCGAGGGGGGCAGCGAGTGGGCCATTGGTTTGATGGGGATGGGGCAATTTTGGCGGTTCAGTTCCAGGATGGGAGGGCGGTGGGTACCTATCGCTATGTGCAAACAGCGGGGTATCAACAGGAGCAAGGGGCCGATCGCCTGCTCTTTGGCAACTATGGCATGACCCACCCCGGTCCCCTGTGGCAACGGTGGGGTAAATCCCTCAAAAACGTTGCTAATACTGCTGTTTTGGCCCTGGACGATCGCCTGCTGGCCCTGTGGGAAGGGGGACTACCCCATGGCCTCGATCGCCAAACCCTCAGCACCCATGGCCTAGATTTACTGGGGTTGCAACCCCAGGACTCCTACTCGGCCCATCCCAAGGTGGATCCCCACAGTGGCCAGATTTACAACTTTGGGGTGAGCCTAGGTGCCCAAGCCCAGATCAACCTCTATCGCCACGATCGCCAAGGTCACCTTTTGCAGCGGGCCAGTATCCCCTTAACGGGGCTAGGAATGCCGTTAATCCACGATTTTGTGCTGGCGGGGGACTATTTGGTGGTCTGTATTGCGCCGGTGCGCCTGAATCTCTGGCCTGCGGCCCTACAATTACGCAGCTTTAGCGAGTCTCTGGAGTGGAAACCGCAGTTGGGGACCGAAGTGGTGGTGATCGATCGCCACAGCCTAACCCTAGTCAGTCGTCGCACCGCTGATCCCTGGTTTCAGTGGCATTACAGCAATGGTTGGGTCAATGGGGCGGGCCATGTGGTGCTGGATCTGGTGCGGTATGAGGATTTTCAGACGAATCAATACCTGAAGGAAGTGGCCACCGGCCAAGTCAACACTGTGGTTCTGGGGAATCTGTGGCGCATGGTGTTGGATCCCACGACGGCCCAGATCCTGGATAGCCAACCTCTGACCACTGGCGGGGTAGAGTTTCCCCAAGTTAGTCCCCAGGCTGTGGGGCAAGCCCCCGGAGGGGCGGACGATCGCGGTACGGTGTTTGTCCATCACCGCCCCCACCAGGATGCCCAAGGGGAACTGTTTGGGGCGATCGGTCACCTGGATCCCTCCGGTCAGGTCACGGTGACCGATTTAGGCGGCGATCGGTACCCCTTTGAACCGATTTGGGCCGATCGTTGGGTCTTGACGGTGGTTTTCAATGGCTCCACGGGCCAAAGTGAGGTCTGGGTCTGGGACGGCGATCGTCCAGGTTCCGATCCCCACTGTCGGCTCCATCTGCCCCAGATCATTCCCTTGGGCTTCCATGGTACCTGGGCAGCGTTGACCTGA
- a CDS encoding glycosyltransferase family 2 protein, translated as MKLSIIVPCFNEVQTIAQVIKAIKQSPVEHQEIIIVDDYSSDGTRELLRSGLADEVDQVIYHSKNMGKGAALRTGFGVAQGDIVIVQDADLEYDPQDYLAMIQPILDGKADVVFGSRFAGSKPHRVVYYWHMVGNQFLTTLSNMLTNINLTDMETCYKAFRREVIQSIKIQENRFGFEPEITAKVSKMNCRIYEVGISYYGRTYEEGKKIGWRDGFQAIFCILKYNLWAEHRK; from the coding sequence ATGAAGCTGAGTATTATTGTCCCTTGCTTTAATGAAGTGCAGACCATTGCACAAGTCATCAAAGCCATTAAACAATCTCCAGTCGAGCATCAGGAGATTATCATCGTCGATGACTATTCCAGCGATGGCACGCGGGAGCTATTGCGATCGGGATTGGCGGATGAAGTGGATCAGGTGATTTATCACTCCAAAAATATGGGTAAAGGGGCAGCTTTGCGCACAGGGTTTGGGGTTGCCCAGGGTGATATTGTCATTGTCCAAGATGCCGATCTGGAATACGATCCCCAGGATTATTTGGCCATGATTCAGCCCATTTTAGATGGCAAGGCAGATGTGGTTTTTGGTTCCCGTTTTGCAGGTAGCAAGCCCCATCGGGTGGTTTATTACTGGCACATGGTCGGGAACCAGTTTTTAACAACCCTATCTAATATGCTCACCAATATTAATTTAACGGATATGGAAACCTGCTATAAAGCCTTTCGGCGGGAGGTAATTCAATCCATTAAAATCCAAGAAAATCGCTTTGGGTTTGAACCGGAGATTACGGCTAAGGTCTCTAAGATGAACTGCCGTATTTATGAGGTGGGCATTTCCTATTATGGTCGTACCTATGAGGAGGGCAAGAAAATTGGCTGGCGTGATGGGTTTCAGGCGATTTTCTGTATTTTGAAATATAATCTCTGGGCTGAGCATCGGAAGTAA
- a CDS encoding DUF29 family protein: NICSNGSMWIPPTITTAGNRTIRTQRLEISFLLEDTPSLKAHWEASFTKAWSRALKIVRQDYPDTPFPDEWPLGWGGLSLKAGQD; this comes from the coding sequence AACATTTGCTCAAACGGCTCTATGTGGATTCCCCCTACGATTACAACGGCTGGGAACCGCACCATCCGCACCCAACGCCTAGAAATCAGCTTTTTACTGGAAGATACCCCCAGCCTCAAGGCCCACTGGGAAGCCAGTTTTACTAAGGCATGGAGCCGCGCCCTCAAAATCGTGCGCCAAGACTATCCCGATACCCCTTTTCCCGATGAGTGGCCCTTGGGCTGGGGGGGGTTATCGCTGAAAGCGGGACAAGATTAA
- a CDS encoding cation:proton antiporter subunit C yields MLEASILTTILVGFFGLIFKKNLMTKIIAMDVMSTGIISYYVLMASSSGFFTPILFQAEGIAYADPVPQAVILTAIVIGFSIQALMLVGVMKLARDNPILDIEDVEKAYGQSE; encoded by the coding sequence ATTCTAGAAGCCAGTATTTTAACCACAATTTTAGTGGGGTTTTTTGGTCTGATTTTCAAGAAGAACTTGATGACGAAAATCATCGCCATGGATGTCATGAGTACGGGCATTATTTCTTACTATGTGCTAATGGCCAGTAGCTCAGGGTTTTTTACGCCGATTTTGTTTCAGGCTGAGGGTATTGCCTACGCCGATCCGGTACCCCAAGCTGTTATTTTAACGGCGATCGTGATCGGTTTTTCTATCCAAGCCTTGATGCTGGTGGGGGTGATGAAACTAGCCCGCGATAACCCTATCTTAGACATTGAAGATGTTGAGAAAGCCTATGGTCAATCTGAGTAA